The Rhododendron vialii isolate Sample 1 chromosome 6a, ASM3025357v1 genome includes a window with the following:
- the LOC131330760 gene encoding uncharacterized protein LOC131330760 produces the protein MSEEKKQASASGKDELSRVGTLDNSSLDICPIKLDGTNYLLWSRTFTLAIEAKGMSEFIEGSVTEPTTDVELKTFKSRRSLAMTRLFNSMKADIRSPFLLLNTPYQIWTIAKQTYSQQGNDAQCFELRKRLHTMDQHNRSVTVYFADLSGAWQEFDYYQGFQAVCSVDAGAWLKRIEKERVYDFLAGLDVEYDPIRVQVLGRVPFLSLGEAYAIVQQEESRRGAMLQAPSSDRSALVAIPQGQFGSGSGKSQYGTTSGTIDRMSLQCDYCHNTGHTKDFCWKLHGRPSRGRGSGRGGRSRGPGRSQAQAHVSEFTTLSDSGLSTGVQSPSESVGSFSQGEMQALRRLMARADSSSIIAPTSTAAPTASYFAHSGIPASAFTASSSIPWIIDSGASDHMTELETGKVIGSGKAHGGIYYLEHGPHPSQPSLSCGQALRADMSSTLSLLHRWHRRLDHPSFGILEKLFPI, from the exons AtgtcagaagaaaaaaaacaggcttccgctagtggcaaggatgaattgagtcgtgtagggactctggataactctTCATTggatatttgtcccatcaaactggatggcacaaattatttactttggtctcgtacttttacattagctattgaagctaaagggatgtctgagttcattgaaggctctgttactgagcctactactgatgttgaactcaagacgtttaagtctcgtcgatctttagccatgacccggttgtttaattctatgaaggctgatattcgtagtcctttcttgcttcttaacactccatatcaaatttggactattgccaaacagacttattctcagcagggcaatgatgctcagtgttttgagttgcgaaAGAGACTTCAtactatggatcaacacaatcgatctgTTACTGTTTACTTTGCTGATCTCAGTGGGGCttggcaagaatttgattattatcaggggtttcaGGCAGTCTGTTCCGTTGATGCTGgtgcttggttaaaaagaatagagaaagaacgtgtgtatgactttcttgctggtcttgatgtggagtatgatccaattagagtgcaagtgttgggtcgtgttccgtttcTATCTTTAggagaggcctatgccattgttcaacaggaggagagcagaaggggtgctatgttacaagctccctcttctgatcgttctgcattGGTTGCTATTCCGCAGGGACAGTTTGGGTCTGGCAGTGGAAAGTCTCAGTATGGTACTACTAGTGGGACCATAGATCGTatgtcactccagtgtgattattgccacaacactggacataccaaggatttctgttggaagttacatggtcgtccTTCTCGTGGGCGAGGCAGTGGACGTGGAGGTCGAAGTCGTGGTCCCGGGCGTTCTCAGGCTCAGGCACATGTTTCAGAGTTTACTACTTTGTCTGATTCTGGATTAAGTACAGGAGTTCAGTCACCTTCTGAATCTGTTGGCAGTTTCTCTCAgggggagatgcaagctctcaggcgTCTTATGGCTCGAGCTGATTCTTCTTCTATTATAGCTCCTActtccacagcagctcctactgcatcctattttgctcattcaggtattccagctagtgcatttactgcctcctccagtattccttggattatcgattctggtgcttcagatcatatgacag AACTGGAaacggggaaggtgattggcagtggtaaagcacatggtggTATATATTATCTGGAGCATGGACCTCATCCATCTCAGCCGTCTTTATCATGTGGACAAGCTCTACGGGCAGATAtgagttccactctttctttgttacatcggtggcaccgtagattggaTCATCCCTCGTTTGGGATATTAGAGAAACTCTTTCCTATTTAG